The following proteins are encoded in a genomic region of Candidatus Zymogenus saltonus:
- a CDS encoding universal stress protein has product MKKIDKIIVPIDFSETSDLLMEYAVTFVEKFGAKLYIIHIVEDFSRYSYIAVPHVSLDRVMEEILKVAEMELKDYCSKKLEGKTDYELILSRGDAYKEILRFSEEKDADLILIGSHGQSGLERVLFGSTAERVIRNAKCPIMMINIYHMSDVG; this is encoded by the coding sequence ATGAAGAAGATTGACAAAATAATTGTGCCGATTGATTTTTCGGAGACCTCGGATCTGCTAATGGAGTATGCGGTAACCTTTGTGGAGAAATTCGGAGCAAAGCTGTATATCATACATATAGTCGAGGATTTCAGCAGGTACTCATACATCGCGGTCCCCCATGTCTCCTTGGACAGGGTGATGGAGGAGATCCTTAAGGTCGCCGAAATGGAGCTGAAGGACTATTGCAGTAAAAAATTAGAGGGGAAGACCGATTATGAATTAATCCTCTCAAGGGGGGATGCATATAAGGAGATCTTGAGGTTTTCGGAGGAGAAGGACGCGGACCTGATACTGATTGGGTCCCACGGGCAGTCCGGGCTCGAGAGGGTATTATTCGGGAGCACCGCCGAGAGGGTAATCCGAAACGCCAAGTGCCCAATTATGATGATCAATATTTATCACATGAGTGATGTTGGGTGA